From Ictidomys tridecemlineatus isolate mIctTri1 chromosome 2, mIctTri1.hap1, whole genome shotgun sequence, the proteins below share one genomic window:
- the Junb gene encoding transcription factor JunB, translating into MCTKMEQPFYHDDSYAAAGYGRAPGGLSLHDYKLLKPSLALNLADPYRGLKAPGARAPGPEGSGAGSYFSGQGSDTGASLKLASSELERLIVPNSNGVITTTPTPPGQYFYPRGGGSGGGAGGTGGGVTEEQEGFADGFVKALDDLHKMNHVTPPNVSLGASGGPPAGPGGVYAGQEPPPVYTNLSSYSPASASSGGAGATVGTGSSYPTATISYLPHAPPFAGGHPAQLGLGRGASTFKEEPQTVPEARSRDATPPVSPINMEDQERIKVERKRLRNRLAATKCRKRKLERIARLEDKVKTLKAENAGLSSTAGLLREQVAQLKQKVMTHVSNGCQLLLGVKGHAF; encoded by the coding sequence ATGTGCACTAAAATGGAACAGCCTTTCTACCACGACGACTCTTACGCAGCGGCGGGATACGGTCGGGCCCCGGGCGGCCTCTCTCTACACGACTACAAACTCCTGAAACCGAGCCTAGCGCTCAATCTGGCGGACCCCTACAGGGGTCTCAAAGCGCCCGGGGCACGGGCCCCCGGCCCTGAGGGCAGTGGTGCGGGCAGCTACTTTTCCGGCCAGGGCTCGGACACCGGCGCATCTCTGAAGCTCGCCTCCTCAGAGCTGGAGCGCCTGATCGTCCCCAACAGCAACGGCGTGATCACGACGACGCCCACACCCCCGGGACAATACTTTTACCCCCGCGGGGGTGGCAGCGGCGGAGGTGCAGGGGGCACAGGGGGCGGCGTCACTGAAGAGCAGGAGGGTTTCGCCGACGGCTTTGTCAAAGCCCTGGACGACCTGCACAAGATGAACCACGTGACACCTCCCAACGTGTCTCTGGGAGCCAGCGGTGGCCCCCCGGCCGGGCCCGGGGGAGTCTATGCTGGCCAGGAGCCACCTCCTGTCTACACCAACCTCAGCAGCTATTCCCCAGCCTCCGCATCCTCCGGAGGCGCCGGGGCCACAGTCGGGACCGGGAGCTCATACCCGACGGCCACCATCAGCTACCTCCCACACGCACCGCCCTTTGCTGGTGGCCACCCCGCGCAGCTGGGCTTGGGTCGCGGCGCCTCCACCTTCAAGGAGGAACCGCAGACCGTGCCGGAGGCGCGCAGCCGCGACGCCACACCGCCAGTGTCCCCCATCAACATGGAAGACCAGGAGCGCATCAAAGTGGAGCGCAAGCGGCTGCGGAACCGGCTGGCGGCCACCAAGTGCCGGAAGCGGAAGCTGGAGCGCATCGCGCGCCTAGAGGACAAGGTGAAGACACTCAAGGCCGAGAATGCGGGCCTGTCGAGTACAGCCGGCCTTCTCCGGGAGCAAGTAGCGCAGCTCAAACAGAAGGTCATGACCCACGTCAGCAACGGCTGCCAGCTGCTGCTCGGGGTCAAGGGACACGCCTTCTGA